In the genome of Tripterygium wilfordii isolate XIE 37 chromosome 19, ASM1340144v1, whole genome shotgun sequence, one region contains:
- the LOC119985550 gene encoding LOW QUALITY PROTEIN: stemmadenine O-acetyltransferase-like (The sequence of the model RefSeq protein was modified relative to this genomic sequence to represent the inferred CDS: deleted 1 base in 1 codon; substituted 1 base at 1 genomic stop codon), with translation MASKMMKVSITRRDTIKPSSPTPPNLKIFKLSLLDQVQVTIYTSAVFFFPAKRVDDLDNMSQRLQLLKGSLSEALTRYYHFVGKFIDQNSIECNDQGAECLEARVNCSLSNVLEQLDISRLDELLPVDPKALVTTEDFLLVVQANVFDCGGMAIAICLTHKIVDAASFLTFVKKWAAIARGSDDGVLPNLSIASTLFPPXDLFCLLLIFLRKSARKKVCFNPSSIATLKGRCASTSVQRPTKTEVVVAILWKCLITTRRSLHENSGQYLCTCAVNLRHRFAPPLPEHAVGNLLALLVTLIKVEDKNDLQMQSIVSLLRKRMQEFSFKQGQNIFSETNTEMMELVSKAGARHFYVTMSCGMPIYEADFGWGKPVWLNVINSNMSNLVILDDTREGNGIEAIIYLNEEEMAGFERNQELLAFATLGHNILKDSSITSTSRL, from the exons ATGGCATCTAAGATGATGAAGGTCTCCATTACTCGAAGAGATACAATCAAACCATCCTCTCCTACTCCTCCTaaccttaaaattttcaaactctCGCTTCTCGATCAAGTCCAAGTGACAATCTACACTTCAGCGGTTTTTTTCTTCCCTGCAAAGAGAGTTGATGACTTGGACAACATGTCACAGCGTTTGCAACTTTTGAAGGGATCCCTATCGGAAGCTCTCACTCGGTACTACCACTTCGTAGGTAAATTTATAGACCAGAACTCCATTGAATGCAATGATCAAGGAGCCGAGTGTTTGGAGGCTCGAGTCAATTGTTCTTTATCCAACGTTCTTGAACAACTAGACATTTCTCGACTCGATGAACTACTCCCTGTGGATCCTAAAGCCTTGGTAACGACCGAGGATTTTTTGTTGGTCGTTCAAGCCAATGTATTTGACTGTGGCGGGATGGCAATTGCGATATGTCTCACGCACAAGATTGTGGATGCGGCCTCTTTTTTGACTTTCGTCAAAAAATGGGCTGCCATAGCTCGAGGCTCAGACGACGGAGTGCTTCCAAACTTATCCATCGCGTCAACTCTTTTTCCTCCATGAGATT TATTTTGCCTACTTTTGATTTTCCTCAGGAAAAGTGCTCGCAAGAAGGTTTGTTTCAATCCTTCAAGTATCGCGACACTCAAGGGAAGATGCGCCAGTACAAGTGTGCAACGCCCGACCAAAACAGAAGTGGTGGTAGCAATACTTTGGAAATGTCTAATAACAACAAGAAGATCGCTCCACGAGAATTCAGGTCAATATTTGTGTACTTGTGCTGTAAACTTGCGACACAGATTTGCTCCCCCGTTGCCAGAACATGCAGTTGGCAATCTTTTAGCGTTGTTGGTGACGCTAATTAAAGTTGAAGACAAAAATGATTTGCAAATGCAATCAATAGTTTCCCTTTTAAGGAAAAGGATGCAAGAATTTTCGTTCAAGCAAGGCCAAAATATTTTCAGTGAAACAAATACAGAGATGATGGAGTTGGTAAGCAAGGCGGGCGCACGCCATTTTTATGTGACTATGTCATGTGGAATGCCGATCTATGAAGCCGATTTCGGATGGGGAAAGCCAGTATGGCTTAATGTCATCAATTCAAATATGTCTAATCTCGTAATCTTAGATGATACGAGAGAAGGAAATGGAATTGAAGCCATAATATACttgaatgaagaagaaatggcAGGTTTTGAACGTAACCAAGAACTGCTAGCATTCGCTACTTTAGGTCATAACATACTTAAAGATAGCAGCATAACTAGCACTTCAAGGCTCTGA
- the LOC119985551 gene encoding uncharacterized protein LOC119985551 → MSLDILVEILRWPVIWKDREGQEQAMDIEVEEENWTTSIIKYIRDGTLLLDKGKKRRLITKAVCYTIFREHLYKKSYSSPLLRCVTPKEAQYALVELHDGECGSHSEGRSLTHRALTRRVLLADHESKDSRKSFTLHPKC, encoded by the coding sequence ATGTCGCTAGATATCCTAGTGGAAATCCTTAGGTGGCCAGTGATATGGAAAGATAGAGAGGGACAAGAGCAGGCAATGGACATCGAAGTTGAAGAGGAAAATTGGACGACCTCGATAATCAAATACATCCGTGACGGGACCCTGCTCCTcgacaaagggaaaaaaagacgCCTCATCACCAAAGCAGTATGTTATACGATCTTCCGCGAGCATCTCTACAAAAAGTCTTACTCAAGCCCTCTCCTCCGATGTGTCACCCCCAAGGAAGCTCAATACGCCCTAGTGGAGCTTCACGACGGTGAATGCGGCAGCCACTCTGAAGGTCGAAGCCTAACCCATCGAGCGCTCACACGTCGGGTACTACTGGCCGACCATGAGAGCAAAGATTCGCGAAAGTCATTCACTCTCCACCCGAAATGTTAA